Proteins encoded within one genomic window of Legionella sp. PC997:
- a CDS encoding zinc-finger domain-containing protein produces MLETNKEPASTKKNYVVHRNELPLSCPTKDMILWNAHPKVYLPIEKTGIEVCPYCGSRFVLQND; encoded by the coding sequence ATGTTAGAAACTAATAAAGAACCAGCGAGTACGAAAAAAAATTACGTAGTGCATCGTAATGAATTACCCCTGAGTTGTCCCACAAAAGATATGATCTTATGGAATGCCCATCCTAAGGTTTATTTGCCAATTGAAAAAACTGGTATAGAGGTATGTCCTTATTGTGGCTCGAGGTTTGTTTTACAGAATGATTAA
- the mutL gene encoding DNA mismatch repair endonuclease MutL, with the protein MGIRIHQLPPLIANQIAAGEVIERPASVVKELLENSFDAGADAITIEIGYGGLNQIKISDNGIGIVAEDLPLAIAAHATSKISTLDDLYAIDSMGFRGEALASIASIAKVTISSRPEHQETATMLRVHGLERSISPCARAVGTTVDVVDLFFNAPVRKRFLKSEKLEFQAIETTVKRFALSAPGIALTLKHNGKQVLALPAATNEQTRLTRITRIFGSAFVKESIYLDVEHGEMKLCGWLSNTNFQRSQNDRLWVYINQRMVKDKLIHQALKQAYDGLLHPGRFPACILYLMIKHAEVDVNVHPTKHEVRFQQPRLVFDFLTSQLTAALKAKKETCEDAPYELSEPSHQNQIQTIYEPYPKLIVSSNSIYHCETELSWVILNSRYIIVFINQQPYIVDIITLYQHRMQEQIPQLFFPLASRPLLVPIRYSFPQKRHSNSIELVQSLKSLGIHMEWVDDNEVLIRSIPLCMPHLDLRLFLDSIAECNVVQQDQLLELMNQSQKFDPRLLNREEKIELNELLLKIYKEKNKKFGLFKALTNEDCKKLVDT; encoded by the coding sequence ATGGGCATAAGAATTCATCAATTACCGCCGCTCATAGCGAATCAAATTGCTGCGGGAGAAGTAATAGAACGCCCGGCGTCAGTAGTGAAAGAGTTGCTGGAAAACTCTTTTGATGCCGGTGCAGATGCTATTACCATCGAAATAGGTTATGGCGGGCTTAATCAAATCAAGATCAGTGATAATGGAATAGGTATTGTAGCAGAAGACTTGCCTTTGGCCATTGCAGCACACGCGACCAGCAAAATCAGTACCCTTGATGATTTATATGCAATTGACAGTATGGGTTTTCGCGGCGAAGCATTAGCAAGTATTGCATCAATAGCAAAAGTTACTATTAGTTCCAGGCCTGAACATCAAGAGACAGCGACCATGCTGCGAGTCCATGGCCTTGAGCGGTCTATTTCACCTTGTGCTCGGGCTGTAGGAACGACGGTAGATGTGGTGGATTTATTTTTTAATGCACCTGTTCGAAAACGTTTTTTAAAAAGCGAAAAATTAGAGTTTCAAGCAATAGAAACCACCGTGAAACGTTTTGCTTTAAGCGCTCCTGGAATTGCGCTCACGTTAAAACATAATGGAAAGCAGGTCCTGGCTCTTCCTGCTGCAACCAATGAACAAACTCGGTTAACACGTATAACCCGTATATTCGGTAGTGCTTTTGTTAAAGAATCAATTTATCTTGATGTGGAACATGGGGAAATGAAGCTCTGTGGTTGGTTAAGTAACACTAATTTTCAGCGTAGTCAAAATGATCGTTTGTGGGTTTATATTAATCAACGGATGGTTAAAGACAAGTTAATTCACCAGGCGTTAAAGCAAGCCTATGATGGTTTATTACATCCTGGTCGATTTCCTGCATGCATATTGTATCTAATGATTAAACATGCAGAGGTTGATGTAAACGTTCACCCCACCAAACATGAAGTTCGCTTTCAACAGCCCCGTTTAGTGTTTGATTTTTTAACCTCCCAATTGACTGCGGCACTGAAGGCTAAAAAAGAAACTTGCGAAGATGCTCCCTATGAATTGAGCGAACCGTCGCATCAAAATCAGATTCAAACAATTTATGAACCTTATCCGAAATTAATTGTATCCAGTAACAGCATTTATCATTGTGAAACGGAATTATCTTGGGTCATTTTAAATAGCCGATATATCATAGTGTTCATAAATCAACAACCGTATATTGTGGATATAATAACCTTATATCAACATCGGATGCAGGAGCAAATACCGCAGTTGTTCTTTCCTTTGGCAAGTAGACCTTTATTGGTTCCTATTCGTTATTCTTTTCCGCAAAAGCGACACTCTAATTCTATAGAATTAGTACAGAGTCTCAAATCATTAGGAATACATATGGAGTGGGTGGACGATAATGAAGTACTTATTCGGAGTATACCGCTTTGTATGCCACATTTAGATTTACGGTTATTTCTAGATTCAATTGCAGAATGCAATGTAGTTCAACAGGATCAATTACTTGAATTAATGAACCAATCACAAAAATTTGATCCTAGACTTCTGAACCGTGAGGAAAAAATTGAATTAAATGAATTATTACTTAAAATATATAAAGAGAAAAACAAAAAGTTTGGCTTATTTAAAGCATTAACCAATGAAGATTGTAAAAAATTAGTAGATACATAG
- the miaA gene encoding tRNA (adenosine(37)-N6)-dimethylallyltransferase MiaA — translation MVKLVLCLMGPTASGKTALACELVKRYPFELISVDSAMIYRNMDIGTAKPTPEELLIAPHHLIDIRDPIESYSAAQFCTDALSLCEQIYLKGKIPLLVGGTMMYFNALQKGLSTLPEANSVVRQQLEHDAALKGWPALHQKLLEIDPESAARIHAHDAQRIQRALEVYYLTGKTLSAFHELDKEKPDFHFVNLILFPEQRAWLHNRIAQRFDHMLAEGFIEEVTQLKERWNLTMHLPSMRCVGYRQAMEFLQGDYDFSMMRDRGIVATRQLAKRQLTWLRHWGEALYYDPQNEAFRDEMIAKIEEILDNLNK, via the coding sequence ATGGTTAAATTAGTTTTATGTTTAATGGGACCCACTGCCTCAGGAAAAACGGCTCTAGCTTGTGAATTAGTTAAACGATATCCTTTTGAACTGATTAGTGTCGATTCAGCAATGATTTATCGGAATATGGACATCGGAACTGCTAAACCCACACCGGAAGAGTTACTAATTGCTCCCCATCATTTAATCGATATTAGAGATCCAATTGAATCTTATTCTGCAGCTCAATTTTGTACGGATGCATTGTCTTTATGTGAACAGATTTACCTGAAAGGGAAAATTCCTCTACTTGTAGGAGGGACGATGATGTATTTTAATGCATTACAAAAGGGTCTATCAACGTTACCTGAAGCCAATTCGGTAGTTCGCCAACAATTAGAACATGATGCTGCTTTAAAGGGTTGGCCCGCTCTTCATCAAAAATTATTAGAGATTGATCCTGAGTCTGCAGCACGAATTCATGCACATGACGCACAACGAATCCAACGTGCGCTTGAAGTATATTATTTAACAGGTAAAACTTTATCGGCTTTTCATGAGCTGGATAAGGAAAAGCCTGACTTTCATTTTGTTAATTTAATTCTCTTTCCAGAACAAAGAGCGTGGCTGCATAACCGTATTGCACAACGCTTTGATCATATGCTAGCTGAAGGCTTTATTGAAGAAGTAACGCAGTTAAAGGAACGATGGAATTTAACCATGCATCTACCTTCAATGCGTTGTGTAGGGTATCGACAGGCAATGGAATTTCTTCAAGGCGATTATGATTTTTCTATGATGCGTGATAGAGGTATTGTCGCTACTCGGCAATTGGCTAAACGTCAATTAACGTGGCTTAGGCATTGGGGAGAGGCTTTGTATTATGATCCACAAAATGAGGCTTTTCGCGATGAGATGATAGCGAAAATCGAGGAAATATTAGATAATCTTAATAAATAA
- a CDS encoding N-acetylmuramoyl-L-alanine amidase, whose translation MIFRFLCFMVMCFCSITTFSAQLKSIVLKQQGNQTSLFLTINGPFTHKLFLLNNPERVVLDLNNTQLAVDLKQLGLINGLVRQVRSGHSEPRTLRLVFEVNQKVQLRSAPWKPNGAFGGIRVDLLHSGHLVAPIAATTPPKAEYVAPKSYSTQKIQQPKLPVKVETKQPTLPILANQKPIKVSGRPSRLRDVIIVLDAGHGGKDPGARGPHRSREKDVVLAITLKLKQLIDRQPGMRAVLTRSGDYYVGLRQRLDIARKYNGDVFVAIHADAFNNPHSNGASVFALSQRGATSEAARWLAEKENYSELGGVNLGDLDDQNGVVRSVLIDLSQTATINSGLQMGGRVLSQLGNFTNLHNTKVEQAGFVVLKSADIPSILVETGFISNPIEERNLTNPAYQTRLSQAIFQGIKGYFWENPPHGSRIEAMTTNNVHLVRAGETLPAIAARYHVSVAALQSTNHLRGISRLKPGQKLVIPPAWA comes from the coding sequence ATGATATTTCGCTTCTTGTGTTTTATGGTGATGTGTTTTTGCTCGATAACAACATTTAGTGCTCAACTCAAATCAATTGTTTTAAAGCAGCAAGGAAATCAAACCTCACTGTTTCTAACAATTAATGGTCCATTCACCCATAAATTATTTTTGTTAAATAATCCTGAACGAGTTGTCTTGGACTTAAATAATACACAATTGGCTGTCGATTTAAAGCAGTTGGGTTTAATTAATGGATTAGTCCGACAAGTTCGAAGCGGGCATTCGGAGCCTAGAACTTTAAGGCTTGTGTTCGAAGTAAATCAAAAAGTACAACTTAGATCAGCTCCTTGGAAACCCAATGGTGCTTTTGGAGGTATTCGTGTTGATTTACTGCATAGCGGTCATCTTGTTGCGCCTATTGCCGCAACTACTCCTCCAAAAGCAGAGTACGTTGCCCCAAAATCCTACTCCACACAGAAAATACAACAGCCAAAATTGCCTGTGAAAGTTGAGACCAAGCAACCAACACTCCCTATCCTCGCAAATCAAAAGCCAATTAAGGTGAGTGGCAGACCCTCTAGACTCCGTGATGTTATTATTGTTTTGGATGCAGGTCATGGTGGCAAGGATCCAGGGGCTAGAGGTCCACACCGCAGTCGCGAAAAAGACGTTGTTTTAGCAATTACTTTGAAGCTAAAACAATTAATTGATAGACAACCCGGGATGCGTGCTGTACTAACGCGGTCGGGAGATTATTATGTTGGCCTGCGGCAGCGTCTTGATATAGCCAGAAAATATAATGGCGATGTATTTGTGGCAATTCATGCAGATGCATTTAATAATCCACATTCAAATGGTGCTTCAGTATTTGCTTTATCGCAGAGGGGGGCTACAAGCGAAGCAGCGCGTTGGCTTGCAGAAAAGGAGAACTATTCAGAATTAGGGGGCGTTAACCTGGGCGATCTGGATGATCAGAATGGTGTGGTGCGTTCAGTCCTGATTGATTTATCACAAACAGCGACGATAAATTCCGGTTTGCAAATGGGGGGACGAGTTTTAAGCCAGCTGGGTAATTTCACCAATTTGCATAATACTAAAGTAGAGCAGGCTGGGTTTGTTGTTTTGAAGTCTGCAGATATTCCTTCAATTTTGGTAGAAACAGGATTTATCTCAAATCCAATTGAGGAACGTAATTTAACCAACCCAGCATATCAAACTCGTTTGAGCCAGGCCATTTTTCAAGGTATTAAAGGCTATTTTTGGGAAAATCCGCCTCACGGATCTCGTATTGAGGCAATGACGACGAACAATGTCCATTTGGTTCGCGCTGGAGAAACTTTACCTGCTATAGCTGCCCGTTATCATGTTTCAGTTGCAGCCCTCCAGTCTACCAATCATTTGCGCGGAATCTCTCGACTTAAGCCGGGCCAAAAACTGGTGATTCCTCCAGCATGGGCATAA